Part of the Moritella sp. Urea-trap-13 genome, TTATAATTAAATTAAAATTAAACATTTAAAAACAGAGCCTTATAAAATTTTAAATAAAGTCGGTTTATATTTTTGAAAAAAGTATATTTATAAAGATTAAATACGACGCTTATTAACCAAACGCCTACTTATCGGTACATGGCGAGTAGCAAAATCTGTAGGTTCGCAGTGTTTATATACAGAGTTACAGCAACAGAAAGGTAACATTGGCAGTGAGGATTGTGAGATATAAATAACGGTAACGAATAATAGTGAATAGCTGCATGCCAATCGCTATATCGTAGATACAAAAAAGCCCCTGACAAGCAGAGGCTAAAAAATTAACTTATATTAGTTTGATAGAACTAGGGTTCATTGCTCTATACATACATATAGCAATTGTCTCAAGATTACTATGGAACGCAAGATTAGAACTTAACTGGTAAGTCTCAATAGAAGTATCAATATAAAAAGCTTGAGTATAAGCATCACCAGCACTATCAAGATTGCCACTTAATTCAGCTAACTTGCCAACGATAATATAATATATCGATGAGCGGCGATTTTCTCCCGCCAATGTAATCAAGTTATTTGCTTTTAGCTCATCCCCTTGCAATAAAGCCTGCAATGCCAATGCTTCATATTCTCTTGCAGCTAATGTCTTATTACCGATGTACGCATCGTTTTCTAATAGATCTGCACTCGAACGTTTAATTTCATTTACAAATTCATCAGATAACAGTAATGATGACAAAACATTATAAGCAATATAACGTTCCGCAAGTACTAATCCATTATTTGGGTTCACAGCTAGAATATCTTCAAACAAGTCAATTCCCTGCTTAAATGATTTAGGGTCAACTTGGTTAGTATAATGATTAGCAATAATTAATTTGGTTAACAAATCCTGATCTTTAGGTAAATCCTGCATGACATAATCAAGTTGTTTTGGCGTCGGGTTAATTCTTAATGCAGCCATGAGTTCTGATGATGCTTTATGCAAACTTTCATACATCTCATCTCCAGATATTAAATATTGCTTACTGAATATAACGCGATTCGATGCGTTGTTACGATAATTAATGTCTAAATATGACTGCCCTTGTTGCTTATCAATTCTGACACTGACTAATTTCCCCGGTAATATGCCCGTGGTAAAATCTGTTTTCTTTAACTGCACACGATAATCACTGAGAGTTAACACATCATTCATTAATT contains:
- the cadC gene encoding lysine decarboxylation/transport transcriptional activator CadC, with the protein product MNGLCFQISNWILIVEENKLYRQGREVTVEPRLVNLLSFIAQSPNEVFGREELIEHIWDGAIVSDQVVTQSIFELRKILKDGRVDCERFIATVPKRGYRLVADTIELTCDDARILIIESKNVDAIDDKKSIGIDIELDCEQAITVFPAGPLTRAVTHISKHAAAEEAKSNTKLTFLQRYKLQLFDGFLLSVLICIITLCTYVQTKPEITRSLDTQVIEFKYFASQNSDVTSEYLADGISQKLMNDVLTLSDYRVQLKKTDFTTGILPGKLVSVRIDKQQGQSYLDINYRNNASNRVIFSKQYLISGDEMYESLHKASSELMAALRINPTPKQLDYVMQDLPKDQDLLTKLIIANHYTNQVDPKSFKQGIDLFEDILAVNPNNGLVLAERYIAYNVLSSLLLSDEFVNEIKRSSADLLENDAYIGNKTLAAREYEALALQALLQGDELKANNLITLAGENRRSSIYYIIVGKLAELSGNLDSAGDAYTQAFYIDTSIETYQLSSNLAFHSNLETIAICMYRAMNPSSIKLI